CGCCGACGCGACAAGCAGCTGGCGTACAACCGTCAGCATGGGATCGATCCCCAGACGATCCGCAAACGCGTGGGTGACATCATCCAGGCCGCCCGGGCGGCTGAAGCGGGACGCGCCTACACGGCGGTGGAACGGCCACGGCGCGGCGGTCTCACCGAGCCCGACGCCACGGAGCTGCCCCGCGACGAACTACGGGCGTTGATCCAGCGGCTCACCGACGAGATGCACGAGGCCGCCGGGGAGCTGCGCTTCGAGTACGCCGCCCGGCTGCGGGACGAACTCGCCGAACTCAAACGGGAGCTGAAGGCGATGGACGTCGCCAACGTGTGACGGCCCGGCGTCCGCGTGTCCGTCTTGGTTCCCAGTCCGTTGTCGCGGGCGTGTACCGCGATCCCGCCCGACCTCGCGTCTTGAGCGGGTCTGGCCTCACGCGCCTGGCTCGCTCGGTGCGGATGTAAGTTCGCTCATGGGATCAGGCGCCCGCCGGGGGAGGAGAAGCAGATCAACCCGGCATCCGGGACTCTCTTGGCGATCGCAGGGCTGACAGGGGCTGCGATCGGTGTACGCGCCGCTGTTGGGCGCAACCGCCGTCTGTTCGCTCGCTGCTACGGCCGGCGCGCGCGTCGGGCCGAGCGTGGCGAGATCGGGGAGCGTCGCCAACGGCTGGTCGCGCAGGCGTCGGGACGTGTGCTCGACCTCGGCGCTGGTACGGGGGAGAGCTTCAAGCACCTCCGGACCGCTGTTACCGAGGTGATCGCCGTGGAGCCTGACCGTTGGATGCTGCGCCAGGCGCAGGAGCGGGCGCAGGACGGCGAGGTGCCAGTGCGGTTCGTCCGTGCGGTCAGCGACGCGCTGCCCTTCCCGCAGGCCTCGTTCGACACTGCCATCGTCGCCCTCGTCCTGTGCACGGTCGGTGACCTGGGCCGCGCTGTCGCGGAGCTGCGCCGGGTGCTGCGACCGGGAGGACGCCTGTTGCTGATGGAGCACGTGCGGGCGACCGACGACGCCCTCGCCCAGGTCCAGGACCTGGTGGAGGGGCCCTGGTCGTGGTGGAACGGGGGCTGCCGACCCAACCGCCGTACCCTCGCCGCTGTGCAAGCTGCCGGCTTCAGCTTCGAAGAACCGGAGTGGTACGGCTACCCCATCCTGCCCCACGTCCAGTGCGTCGCCGTGCGGGACTGAGAAGCCCCGTCCGAACACGCCGTCGTGTGCAGCGTCTCCACCGCCCCGTCGGCCACAGAGCGTCGCAGGTGGCCGTGCGGCGCCGATCGAGCTTCGGGGTCAACGGAGGCGTTCGCCCCTGAGCCGGCGACGCCAGCCCAGGGGCGGAACGGCTCACTCGTCTTCGTCGGTGGGGTTGTTGCCGGCGTCGCACATGGGATCGCAACTGAAGCCACGGTCGTTGGCGTTGCGGGCGTCGGCGGACTGCAGCGCGTCGAACGGCGCGTCCGGCCCTGAACAAACGGGACCCTCGTCGATCTGCTCGCTGCTCATCGTTGCTTGGTCGCTGTTCGGCGTGCACAAGCACGCCGACGCGGGCGTCGCCATAGTTGCGAGCAACGGTCCGGCGGCGACGGCGGCCTTGACCATCTGCTTGAGTCTCACGGTGTCGTCCTTTCGCTCGGCAACCGCCAGGGAGAGGCGGTCGAGCCATGTTCGCTCGCGACACGGTGCTGCAGGGCCTCTCGCGCGGCCAGGCGGTCAAGGTGTGTGACGCATCTACCGGGCGGTTCCTGACTCGGCTCCGCGGAGCGGTTGAGTCTCACGTCTGCGGGCGGTGGTCGCGCTGCGTGGTTGATCGCGGCGGGCCGCTCCAGTCGGCGCTTGCCGTGGCGCTCGCTCGCAGCGTCTGAGCGGCCACCCGTCGACGAACGCGCCCGGGGCGTCGGTACCGTGACGCAGGAGCGAACGGGGAGTCTGAAACCCCGCCCGAGGTGATCCGTGCGGTTCCTGAACGGGGCGTTACCGCCTCACGAACTGACCTACGACGACGTCTTCCTCGTCCCCAACCGCTCGGCGGTGGAGTCGAGGCTGGACGTCGACGTCGCCACGCACGACGACAGCGGGACGACCATCCCGATCGTCGTGGCGAACATGACCGCCGTCGCGGGGCGCCGCATGGCCGAGACCGTGGCCCGTCGCGGCGGTCTCGTGGTCATCCCCCAGGACATCCCCGTCGATGTGGTCGCCGACGTCGTGTCTTGGGTCAAGGACCGCCACGTCGTTCGCGACAGCCCCATCGCACTGGGGCCGACCGACACGGTGGCTGACGCGCTCAACCTCCTCCCCAAGCGGGCACACGGTGCCGTCGTCGTGGTCGACAACGACCGCCCCGTCGGGGTGGTGACCGAGGCGGATTGCGACAGCGTCGACCGGTTCACGCAGCTGGCTGCCGTGATGTCGACGGATCTGGTGACCATCCCCGACTCCGTCGCGCCGCCGGACGCGTTCAACATCCTGTACGAGTCCCGTCGCCGCCTAGCGCCGGTGGTCGGGTCCGACGGCAGGCTGGTGGGGCTGCTCACCCGGGAGGGCGCGGTCCGCGCCAGCCTCTACCAGCCGGCGCTCGATGCGGACGGCCGCCTACGGACCGCCGCGGCCGTTGGCATCACGGGAGACGTCAGCGGGCGAGCCAAGGGCCTCGTGGAAGCCGGCGTCGACGTGGTCGTCGTCGACACCGCGCACGGCCACCAGGAACAGATGCTCGATGCGCTCGCGACCGTGCGCGGCCTTGACCCCCCGGGTCCGGTCGTGGCCGGCAACGTCGTCACAGCATCGGGGGTCCGCGACCTCGTCGACGCCGGCGCGGACGTCGTCAAGGTGGGCGTCGGGCCGGGCGCCATGTGCACCACCCGCATGATGACCGCGGTCGGCCGACCGCAGTTCACCGCGGTGGTCGAGTGCGCCGCAGAGGCACGTCGCTTGGGCCGCCACGTCTGGGCCGACGGCGGCATCCGCCATCCACGAGACGTCGCGCTGGCGATCGCCGGCGGGGCGTCCAACGTCGTGATCGGATCGTGGTTCGCGGGCACGCACGAGTCACCGGGCGACCTACACCGCGACGAGGAGGGCCGCCTCTTCAAGGACAGCTTCGGGATGGCATCGGCCAGGGCGGTCCGCAACCGGACGATGGCCGACAGCCCGTTCGAGCAGGCTCGGAAGGGACTGTTCGAGGAGGGGATCTCCACCGCCCGAATGTACCTGGACCCTGACCGGCCCGGCGTCGAAGACCTGATCGACCTGATCGTGGCGGGACTGCGCAGCGCTTGTGCGTACGCCGGAGCACGCGACCTCGAGGGACTCCACGAGCGTGCCGTGGTCGGCGTTCAGACCGCAGCCGGCTTCACCGAGGGTCGTCCGCGGCGTGAGAGCTGGTAGCGGTTCACAGCCGGGAGAGGGCGCTGCCTCGCCCCGCGACCTGGAGCGCCGACACGGTGATATCGGCCGCCCGAGCATGCGCCGCCGCGCCGCCGTGGAAGCCATCGGGGCCGAAGTCGCCATCCAACTGCTCGGGCAGGGTTGCGAACGGGATCCCGAACTCGTCGGCGACCGACCGCTGTGTCGCGGCGACCGCGCGGCAGGCCACCCCCACCACGACGTTCAACGGACGCGGCAACCCGGGAGCGTGGCGCAGATCCGTCGGCCCGCCGAGGAACACCTGGGCGTCGGGGGCAGCGGCGCGGACGGCCTCCAACAGCTCACGGGTGTCGGCCGCGACCTGACCGGGCAGGCGCCGCCTGAACGCGTCGTTGGAACCCACCGACATGACCACCAGATCCGGGTCGATGTCTGCCACCTTGGGGACCTGCTGATCGATCACGTCGCGCAGGCGTGCGCCGCGCTCGGCCACGCACGCCACGCGGACGCTGGCCCCCAGCAGCTGCCCGAGGCGGGAGGCGAGCTGGTAGGGGTAGGCGAGCTCCGGATCGTCGAGACCGAACCCCGCCGCCGATGAGTCGCCGAGGACCGCGACGCGCAGCTGCGGTTCACCGGCGCCGACCACGGTGTCGTGACGAAGCTGGTGGTCGTGGACGTCGGCGACGCGGCGCAGTCGCAGCACCTGGCGGACGTTGTGGGCGGTGACCGCCACACCGGCGAACACCGCGGCGGGAACGATCTTGGCTCCGGGCATCTTGGCCGCAGACTCCCTGACCGGACGACAGGCGGGCACGAGGCGGACAGTTCGGGGCGCTCTTCCGGCCTCGGCGGCGCACGGTACAGCGCCGGACTCGCCCATCACAGCCGGCTATCAACGCCGTCCTCGGTTACGTTCAGCGGGTGCGAAAGGAGCGACATGGCGACGGTGGTGGTGGTCGGTGACGGACCCGCGGGACTGAGCGCCGCACTGTTCCTGGCCAAGAACGGCCAGGACGTGGTCGTCTTCGCCCAGGATGAGACGGCGATGCACTACGCGTACCTGTACAACTACCTCGGGATCGAGGAGATCGCCGGGACGGAGTTCCAGGGGATCGCCCGTCGACAGGTCGAGCGCTTCGGTGCGCGACTGCGCGAGGACGAGGTCGCCTCGATCGGCCGCGACGGGCGGGCCTTCGTCGTGCACACCGACGGGGGAGCACAGCAGGAGGCGGACTACGTCATCCTGGCGGGAGCACGCGCGTCGGTCACCCTCGCCCAGGAGCTCGGCGCCGACATCACGGACGGTGCGGTCACGGTCGACGCCAACCAGGCGACCTCAGTGGACCGGCTGTACGCCGCCGGCCGTATCGTCCGCCCGCACCGCAGCCAGGCGGTGATCTCCGCGGGCGCAGGAGCGACCGCCGCGCTTGACATCCTGTCGAACGAGGCCGGGAAGGACGTCCACGACTGGGACACGCCACCCGAGTAGCGGCGCTGCATCCGGTCACGCCGGGGCCCTGCCACGGTCACTACGCTCCCGCCCGTCCCCACCGGGCGGAAGGCCGACCGTGTCCGACCTCCTCGTCAGCGTCCACTCGATGTTGCGCTGGTTCGTCGTGGCGGGCCTCATCGGTGGCGGTGCGTACGCGCTGCTGCGTGCGCCCAGTGATCGCCGCTTCGAACCGCGCGTGTTCGTGGCCGCAGCGATCGTCGTGGACGTGGAGGTGACACTCGGCATCCTGCTGTACCTGGTGAACGCCGGATGGGGACAAGGCCTGTTCATCGCCGTGATCCACCCGGTCATGAGCATCGCCGGGCTCGGCCTGGTCCACGCAGGTCTCGTCCGGGCGCGGCGCAGCGACGTGCCGGGCGACGCGTACCGAACGGTCGGGGCGGCGTTCCTCGTTGCGATCATCGTGATCGTCCTCGGGGTTCCCTGGGCACGGTGACGTGAGCGCAGCGTGCGCCACCGGCTCGATGGCGAGCGAGGGCCATCACCGGCGGTCAACGCTCCGCGGGATACCGGCGCGCGGCACGCACCGCCGCTAGAGGTCACCAGCCGCGCGCCCGCCACTCGTCGAGATGCGGCCGCTCGCGGCCGAGCGTGGTGTCGTCGCCGTGTCCGGGATACACCCACGTCTCGTCCGGGAGACGCGCGAACAGCTTCTCCTTGACGTTCTTGAACAGCTGAGGGAACGTCTCGGGTGTGGTCCGCCCCACGCCGCCGGGGAACAGCGAGTCGCCCGTGAAGAGGTGCGGCCGCTCGTCAGCGTCGACCAGGAAGTTGATGCTCCCGGGAGTGTGACCGGGCGTGTGGATCACCTCCACGTGCATGCCTCCGAGTTCGAGGTGGTCGCCGTCCTCGAGCAGCCGGTCGGGTTCACGCGGGAACAGCGGACGGTCGTTGGCGTGTCCCCAGACGTCCAAGCCGGGATCCGCCGCCAGGTCGGGCCACGCCCGGACGTGGTCCCAGTGTCCGTGGGTCTGCAGCACGGCGAGGGGTTCGAGGTCGCTCACCGCCTGGCGGATGCGCTCCGCGTCGGCTGCTGCGTCCACGACCATGGCGCTGCCGGTGGACACGTCCGCGACGACGTAGACGTTGTTGTCCATCTCACCGACGGAGAGCTTGCGCACGAGCAGACGTCCGTCGCGGCGCTCGACCGGCCCGCCGCCAGGATCGACGTGACCGGAGTAGGCGTCACCCAACACTGCCTCCTCGGAGGTGCCCGCGCCACTGTAGAGGCCGCGAGCCCCGAACACCGGTTCGCTTCGCGTACCGTCCCCTGCGATACCATCGGCACCTCTCGGAACGATCCCGCGAACTCTGTCGACCAACCCCGGAGACGTCCGACCGTGCCCAGCGAGCAGGTGATCGAGCACGCCTCGCACGGGGTGATCACCGTCCGCGGTGCCCGCGAACACAACCTCAAGGACATCAACCTCGAGCTACCCCGTGACGCGCTGATCGTGTTCACTGGCCTGTCGGGTTCGGGCAAATCCAGCCTCGCCTTCGACACCATCTACGCCGAGGGACAGCGACGCTACGTCGAGTCGCTGTCTGCGTACGCCCGGCAGTTCCTCGGTCAGATGGAGAAGCCGGACGTCGACTTCATCGAAGGGCTGTCCCCGGCGATCTCCATCGACCAGAAGTCGACCTCGCGCAACCCGCGGTCCACGGTCGGGACGATCACCGAGATCTACGACTACCTGCGGCTGCTGTACGCCAGGATCGGAACACCGTACTGCCCCGACTGCGGTCGGGAGATCTCGCGTCAGACGGCGGAGCAGATCGTCGACCAGGTCCACGAGCTCCCGCCGGGGACACGCTTCCAGGTCCTCGCCCCGGTCGTGCGCGGCCGCAAGGGCGAGTACGCCAACCTGTTCCAGCAGCTGTCGCGGCAGGGCTACGCCCGGGTGCGGGTCGACGGCGAGGTTCACCCGCTCGACGACCCGCCGAAGCTCGACAAGCAACGCAAGCACGAGATCGAGGTGGTGGTCGATCGCCTGGTGCAGAAGGGCGATCTGCGCCGGCGCCTGACCGACTCGATCGAGACCGCCCTGCACCTGGCGGAGGGAGTCGCGATGATCGAGATCGTTCCCTCCGACCAGGGCGGCGGCGAACCGGAGATCCTGACGTTCTCCGAGCACCTCGCCTGTCCGGCGTGCGGGCTCTCGTTCGATCAGCTGGCGCCCCGCAACTTCTCGTTCAACTCGCCCTACGGGGCATGCGAGGAGTGCGGCGGACTGGGGACGCAGCTGAGCGTCGACCCCGAGCTCGTGGTCGGCGACCCGAGCATGTCGATCGCCGACGGCGTGATCCTGCCATGGGCCGGCGGCCACCAGAGCAACTACTACGAGCAGCTGCTGCGGTCGGTGATCCGCGATCGGGGCGCCGACCCCACGACCCCGTGGAAGGATCTCCCTGCGCGTGTCCGCCGGGCGGTGCTGCACGGGCTCGACCACCGCGTTCACGTGCAGTACACGAACCGCTACGGGCGCCGACGGTCGTACAAGGCTCGTTTCGAGGGCGTCCTCCCGTCGTTGCTCCGCCGCCACGCCGAGACCGACTCGGACTACGTCCGCGGACAGGTCGAGCAGTACATGCGTGAGGTCGCCTGCCCCGCGTGTCACGGGCAGCGCCTGAAGCCGCTCGCGCTGGCGGTGACCGTCTCCGGGATCGGGATCGCCGAACTCGCCGCGCTGTCGGTCGCTGAAGCCGACGAGTTCGTCGCTGACCTCAAGCTGACCGAGCGGCAGCAGCTGATCGCCGCTCGGGTCCTGAAGGAGATCCGGGCGCGGCTGCGGTTCCTCCTCGACGTCGGCCTGGAGTACCTGACCCTCGACCGTCCCGCCGGATCGCTGTCGGGTGGAGAGGCGCAGCGGATCCGACTGGCGACACAGATCGGCGCCGGTCTGGTCGGCGTCCTGTACGTCCTGGACGAACCATCGATCGGGCTGCACCAGCGCGACAACGCCCGCCTGATCGAGACGCTGCTCCGCCTGCGCGACCTGGGGAACACGCTGATCGTCGTCGAGCACGACGAGGCCACCATCGAGGCCGCCGACCACATCGTCGACATCGGTCCGGGCGCCGGCGAACACGGCGGCGAGATCGTTTACTCCGGGACGCTGGCCGAGTTGCTGCGGCACGACGGGTCGATCACGGGGCGGTACCTGTCTGGTCAGCTGTCGATCGCCACCCCGACCCAGCGCCGCCGCGTCCACCACGACCGGGCAGTGACGGTGGTCGGAGCCAGCGAACACAACCTCCACGACATCGACGTGTCGTTCCCGCTGGGCACCTTCACCTGCGTCACCGGCGTGTCGGGATCCGGGAAGTCCACGCTCGTGAACGACATCCTCGCCCGGGTGCTGATGCGACACGTCTACGCGTCGCGGGACGCTCCCGGTCGTCACCGCCGCGTGACCGGTCTCGACCGCGTGGACAAGGTCGTGGTCGTCGACCAGTCACCGATCGGACGGACGCCACGCTCGAACCCGGCCACCTACACCGGCGTGTTCGATCACGTCCGGAAGCTGTTCGCAGCGACGCGGGAGGCGAAGCTGCGTGGCTACAAGCCCGGCCGGTTCTCCTTCAACGTCAAAGGGGGACGCTGCGAAGCGTGCCGCGGTGACGGGACGATCAAGATCGAGATGCACTTCCTGCCCGACGTGTACGTCCCGTGCGAGGTCTGCCGCGGTCGTCGCTACAACCGCGAGACCCTCGAGGTGCACTACAAGGGCCGCACCATCGCCGAGGTGCTCGACATGACGGTCGAGACGGCGCTGGGATTCTTCGAGCCGATCCCGGCGATCGCGGCGCACCTGCAGACGCTGACGGATGTGGGCCTGGGCTA
The sequence above is a segment of the Actinomycetota bacterium genome. Coding sequences within it:
- the uvrA gene encoding excinuclease ABC subunit UvrA, translated to MPSEQVIEHASHGVITVRGAREHNLKDINLELPRDALIVFTGLSGSGKSSLAFDTIYAEGQRRYVESLSAYARQFLGQMEKPDVDFIEGLSPAISIDQKSTSRNPRSTVGTITEIYDYLRLLYARIGTPYCPDCGREISRQTAEQIVDQVHELPPGTRFQVLAPVVRGRKGEYANLFQQLSRQGYARVRVDGEVHPLDDPPKLDKQRKHEIEVVVDRLVQKGDLRRRLTDSIETALHLAEGVAMIEIVPSDQGGGEPEILTFSEHLACPACGLSFDQLAPRNFSFNSPYGACEECGGLGTQLSVDPELVVGDPSMSIADGVILPWAGGHQSNYYEQLLRSVIRDRGADPTTPWKDLPARVRRAVLHGLDHRVHVQYTNRYGRRRSYKARFEGVLPSLLRRHAETDSDYVRGQVEQYMREVACPACHGQRLKPLALAVTVSGIGIAELAALSVAEADEFVADLKLTERQQLIAARVLKEIRARLRFLLDVGLEYLTLDRPAGSLSGGEAQRIRLATQIGAGLVGVLYVLDEPSIGLHQRDNARLIETLLRLRDLGNTLIVVEHDEATIEAADHIVDIGPGAGEHGGEIVYSGTLAELLRHDGSITGRYLSGQLSIATPTQRRRVHHDRAVTVVGASEHNLHDIDVSFPLGTFTCVTGVSGSGKSTLVNDILARVLMRHVYASRDAPGRHRRVTGLDRVDKVVVVDQSPIGRTPRSNPATYTGVFDHVRKLFAATREAKLRGYKPGRFSFNVKGGRCEACRGDGTIKIEMHFLPDVYVPCEVCRGRRYNRETLEVHYKGRTIAEVLDMTVETALGFFEPIPAIAAHLQTLTDVGLGYIRLGQPATTLSGGEAQRVKLASELKKRATGQTVYILDEPTTGLHFADVARLLDVLHRLVDKGNTVIVIEHNLDVIKTADHIIDLGPEGGLGGGNVVVAGTPEDVAAESASYTGKFLRDLLT
- a CDS encoding GDSL-type esterase/lipase family protein, producing MPGAKIVPAAVFAGVAVTAHNVRQVLRLRRVADVHDHQLRHDTVVGAGEPQLRVAVLGDSSAAGFGLDDPELAYPYQLASRLGQLLGASVRVACVAERGARLRDVIDQQVPKVADIDPDLVVMSVGSNDAFRRRLPGQVAADTRELLEAVRAAAPDAQVFLGGPTDLRHAPGLPRPLNVVVGVACRAVAATQRSVADEFGIPFATLPEQLDGDFGPDGFHGGAAAHARAADITVSALQVAGRGSALSRL
- a CDS encoding MBL fold metallo-hydrolase, coding for MLGDAYSGHVDPGGGPVERRDGRLLVRKLSVGEMDNNVYVVADVSTGSAMVVDAAADAERIRQAVSDLEPLAVLQTHGHWDHVRAWPDLAADPGLDVWGHANDRPLFPREPDRLLEDGDHLELGGMHVEVIHTPGHTPGSINFLVDADERPHLFTGDSLFPGGVGRTTPETFPQLFKNVKEKLFARLPDETWVYPGHGDDTTLGRERPHLDEWRARGW
- a CDS encoding GuaB1 family IMP dehydrogenase-related protein, encoding MRFLNGALPPHELTYDDVFLVPNRSAVESRLDVDVATHDDSGTTIPIVVANMTAVAGRRMAETVARRGGLVVIPQDIPVDVVADVVSWVKDRHVVRDSPIALGPTDTVADALNLLPKRAHGAVVVVDNDRPVGVVTEADCDSVDRFTQLAAVMSTDLVTIPDSVAPPDAFNILYESRRRLAPVVGSDGRLVGLLTREGAVRASLYQPALDADGRLRTAAAVGITGDVSGRAKGLVEAGVDVVVVDTAHGHQEQMLDALATVRGLDPPGPVVAGNVVTASGVRDLVDAGADVVKVGVGPGAMCTTRMMTAVGRPQFTAVVECAAEARRLGRHVWADGGIRHPRDVALAIAGGASNVVIGSWFAGTHESPGDLHRDEEGRLFKDSFGMASARAVRNRTMADSPFEQARKGLFEEGISTARMYLDPDRPGVEDLIDLIVAGLRSACAYAGARDLEGLHERAVVGVQTAAGFTEGRPRRESW
- a CDS encoding methyltransferase domain-containing protein; translated protein: MAIAGLTGAAIGVRAAVGRNRRLFARCYGRRARRAERGEIGERRQRLVAQASGRVLDLGAGTGESFKHLRTAVTEVIAVEPDRWMLRQAQERAQDGEVPVRFVRAVSDALPFPQASFDTAIVALVLCTVGDLGRAVAELRRVLRPGGRLLLMEHVRATDDALAQVQDLVEGPWSWWNGGCRPNRRTLAAVQAAGFSFEEPEWYGYPILPHVQCVAVRD
- a CDS encoding FAD-dependent oxidoreductase, which encodes MATVVVVGDGPAGLSAALFLAKNGQDVVVFAQDETAMHYAYLYNYLGIEEIAGTEFQGIARRQVERFGARLREDEVASIGRDGRAFVVHTDGGAQQEADYVILAGARASVTLAQELGADITDGAVTVDANQATSVDRLYAAGRIVRPHRSQAVISAGAGATAALDILSNEAGKDVHDWDTPPE